A part of Citrifermentans bremense genomic DNA contains:
- the dnaA gene encoding chromosomal replication initiator protein DnaA: MENIWLEAQTNLKQVLTEQTYSTWIDPLKFLGATIDTIVLEVPSSFFQKWVTDKYLAMIKEAISAVNGKSYQIEFHIAEEKPEAATEAKPEKEAKPSREKDKDKDKDKDKEKEKDKEKDKKELVPNLNPKYTFESFVSGPSNQFAYAASQAVANKPATNYNPLFIYGGVGLGKTHLVNAIGNHILAKNPKAKICYYSSEKFMNEMINSLRYKKMDEFRNKFRKMDLLLIDDIQFMAGKEATQEEFFHTFNALYESHKQIVVTSDKFPKDIPGLEERLRSRFEWGLIADIQPPGIETKVAILKKKSDMHAVNLPDDVALFLAEGANSNIRELEGMLIRLEAFASLTGQEITLSMAREVMKDIIVEKTRDITVEMIQKTVAEHFRIKVSELKSDKRIKTLVVPRQIAIYICRELTKASYPEIGEKFGGKDHSTIIHSVKKIEKQLAGDDEFKATVEDIRKKLFT, from the coding sequence ATGGAAAATATTTGGCTGGAAGCCCAGACAAATCTTAAACAAGTATTAACAGAACAGACATACAGTACGTGGATCGACCCGTTGAAGTTTCTGGGCGCCACCATTGATACCATAGTCCTGGAAGTCCCCAGCTCGTTCTTTCAAAAGTGGGTCACCGACAAATATCTCGCCATGATCAAGGAAGCCATCTCCGCGGTCAACGGCAAGAGCTACCAGATCGAGTTCCACATAGCCGAAGAGAAGCCGGAGGCCGCTACCGAAGCCAAGCCCGAGAAGGAGGCGAAGCCTTCCAGGGAGAAAGATAAAGATAAGGATAAGGACAAGGACAAGGAAAAAGAGAAGGATAAAGAGAAGGACAAGAAGGAGCTGGTTCCAAATCTGAACCCTAAGTACACCTTCGAATCGTTCGTATCCGGTCCGAGCAACCAGTTCGCTTATGCAGCTTCACAGGCGGTGGCCAACAAGCCCGCCACCAACTACAACCCGCTCTTCATCTACGGAGGGGTTGGTCTCGGGAAGACGCACTTGGTCAACGCCATCGGTAACCACATCCTGGCCAAGAACCCGAAGGCGAAGATCTGCTACTACTCCTCCGAGAAGTTCATGAACGAGATGATCAACTCGCTCCGCTATAAAAAGATGGACGAGTTCCGCAACAAGTTCCGGAAAATGGACCTGCTGCTCATCGACGACATACAGTTCATGGCCGGAAAAGAGGCGACGCAGGAGGAGTTCTTCCACACCTTCAACGCGCTCTACGAATCGCACAAGCAGATCGTGGTCACCTCGGACAAGTTCCCCAAAGACATCCCGGGGCTCGAGGAGCGGTTGAGAAGCCGTTTCGAGTGGGGGCTGATCGCAGACATCCAGCCCCCGGGGATCGAGACCAAGGTAGCCATCCTCAAGAAGAAGTCCGACATGCACGCGGTGAACCTCCCCGACGACGTGGCCCTCTTTCTCGCGGAAGGTGCGAACAGCAACATCCGCGAACTGGAGGGGATGCTGATCAGGCTGGAGGCGTTCGCAAGCCTCACCGGCCAGGAAATAACGCTCAGCATGGCGCGCGAGGTGATGAAGGACATCATCGTCGAAAAGACCCGCGACATCACGGTCGAGATGATACAGAAGACCGTGGCGGAGCATTTCCGCATCAAGGTTTCGGAGTTGAAATCGGACAAGAGGATCAAGACCCTCGTGGTTCCGCGCCAGATAGCCATCTACATCTGCCGCGAGCTCACCAAGGCCAGCTACCCGGAGATTGGTGAAAAGTTCGGCGGAAAGGACCATTCCACCATCATCCATTCGGTAAAGAAGATTGAGAAACAGCTCGCAGGTGACGATGAGTTCAAGGCGACTGTGGAAGACATCAGGAAAAAGCTGTTCACTTAG
- the dnaN gene encoding DNA polymerase III subunit beta — MEFRISKEIFMKALQRIQGIVEKRNTMPILSNALLEVQNDQLFITATDLEVGMKSSYPTAVIREGKITVSAKKLYEIVKEMPDEEIHFTTKDNDWVEITCGKARFNIVGLSSEEFPYFPKVKEESFLIFKNEILADMIEKTSYAICYDETKYNLNGVFIKAFDENGENVLKMVATDGHRLSVSQKTISGNITSELSKGVIFPKKGIFELKKMVEEEDGEIMLGFMDNSAVIKKGNTVVVMRLIDGEFPDYTKVIPASNDRIVQINRDKFLHSLKRMAILSSEKFKGVKIDVNPELVIISSSNPELGEAREEIEVQYEGNQISARFNAKYLIDVLSVMEQREVELKLKDELSPVIMKAAAEEEFLAVIMPMRL; from the coding sequence ATGGAGTTCAGAATCAGCAAAGAGATTTTTATGAAAGCCCTCCAGAGAATCCAGGGTATCGTAGAAAAACGCAATACCATGCCGATTCTCTCCAACGCGCTGCTGGAGGTTCAAAACGACCAGCTCTTCATCACGGCTACCGATCTGGAGGTCGGCATGAAGAGCTCCTACCCTACTGCAGTCATCAGGGAAGGCAAAATCACCGTCTCGGCCAAAAAGCTTTACGAGATCGTCAAGGAGATGCCGGACGAGGAGATCCATTTCACCACCAAGGATAACGACTGGGTCGAGATCACCTGTGGCAAGGCGCGCTTCAACATCGTCGGGCTTTCCTCGGAGGAGTTCCCCTATTTTCCCAAGGTGAAGGAAGAGAGCTTCCTTATCTTCAAGAACGAGATCCTCGCGGACATGATCGAGAAGACCTCCTACGCCATCTGCTATGACGAGACCAAGTACAACCTCAACGGCGTCTTCATCAAGGCGTTCGATGAAAACGGGGAGAACGTCCTCAAGATGGTCGCAACCGACGGTCACCGCCTCTCAGTCTCGCAAAAGACGATCTCCGGCAACATCACCTCCGAGCTCTCCAAAGGGGTGATCTTCCCGAAGAAGGGTATCTTCGAGCTGAAAAAGATGGTGGAGGAGGAAGACGGCGAGATCATGCTGGGCTTCATGGACAACTCCGCGGTGATCAAGAAAGGAAACACCGTGGTGGTGATGCGGCTGATCGACGGCGAGTTCCCGGACTACACCAAGGTTATCCCCGCCAGCAACGACAGGATCGTGCAGATAAACCGCGACAAGTTCCTGCACTCGCTGAAAAGGATGGCCATCCTCTCCAGCGAGAAGTTCAAAGGGGTCAAGATAGACGTAAACCCGGAGCTGGTGATCATCTCGTCCAGTAACCCGGAACTCGGCGAGGCGCGCGAGGAGATAGAGGTGCAGTACGAAGGGAACCAGATCTCGGCCCGGTTCAACGCGAAGTACTTGATCGACGTCCTCTCGGTGATGGAGCAGCGCGAGGTGGAGCTGAAGCTTAAAGACGAGCTCTCCCCGGTGATCATGAAGGCCGCGGCAGAGGAGGAGTTCCTGGCAGTCATCATGCCGATGAGGCTGTAA
- the recF gene encoding DNA replication/repair protein RecF (All proteins in this family for which functions are known are DNA-binding proteins that assist the filamentation of RecA onto DNA for the initiation of recombination or recombinational repair.), whose amino-acid sequence MKLIKLKLASFRNLQNIELAPGKKFNVFYGNNGQGKTNLLESIYLLATMKSFKQARNAELIAFGGEFALVKGTVERDQVRREIAVLIEKQGKKAKIDAKLMTRLDDFFGNLNVVLFTPEEISMVRGGPELRRRYLDRAVFTCDLGYLTAYHDYAKILKNRNALLKVNETAGIEVWTEQLVQAALLVIERRKAYLERIDRLLQGFYSEISGNDETVQIEYRLHGVDAQLFAGDPAGALAQALKTHAAEERRRGSTAIGPHRDDLYFGLNGRSARQFASQGQQRSFVLALKMAEIEHITRCFDAPPVLLLDDMTSELDRERNRNLMEFLKKREMQVFITTTSLHNVDVDQLQDNKTFRIKEGKILD is encoded by the coding sequence ATGAAACTGATAAAGCTCAAACTTGCTTCCTTCCGTAACCTGCAAAACATAGAACTTGCGCCAGGCAAGAAGTTCAACGTTTTTTACGGCAACAACGGCCAGGGCAAGACCAACCTGCTGGAGTCGATTTACCTCCTAGCCACGATGAAGTCGTTCAAGCAGGCGAGAAATGCTGAGCTGATCGCGTTCGGAGGCGAGTTCGCCCTGGTTAAGGGGACCGTGGAGCGCGACCAGGTGCGGCGGGAAATAGCCGTACTCATCGAGAAGCAGGGTAAGAAGGCGAAGATAGACGCGAAGCTTATGACCAGGCTGGACGACTTCTTCGGCAACCTGAACGTGGTGCTGTTCACTCCCGAAGAGATCTCGATGGTCCGCGGGGGGCCGGAGCTAAGGCGCAGGTACCTGGACCGTGCGGTTTTCACCTGCGACCTAGGTTACCTGACCGCTTACCACGACTACGCGAAGATCCTTAAGAACCGCAATGCGCTTCTCAAGGTGAACGAGACCGCTGGGATCGAGGTCTGGACCGAACAACTGGTGCAGGCTGCGCTTTTGGTGATAGAGCGGAGAAAGGCGTACCTGGAGCGGATAGACAGGCTCTTGCAAGGGTTCTACAGCGAGATCTCCGGCAACGACGAGACGGTCCAGATCGAATACCGGCTGCACGGGGTGGACGCTCAGCTTTTCGCCGGGGATCCGGCCGGGGCGCTCGCCCAGGCGCTCAAGACGCATGCGGCGGAGGAGAGAAGGCGCGGCTCGACGGCCATAGGCCCCCACCGCGACGACCTCTACTTCGGCCTCAACGGCCGAAGCGCCAGGCAGTTCGCCTCGCAGGGACAGCAGAGGTCCTTCGTTTTGGCGCTCAAGATGGCGGAGATAGAGCATATCACCAGGTGCTTCGATGCGCCGCCGGTGCTCTTGCTGGATGACATGACCAGTGAGCTGGACCGGGAACGCAACCGCAACCTGATGGAATTTTTGAAGAAACGAGAGATGCAGGTCTTCATCACCACGACGTCCCTCCATAACGTGGACGTCGATCAGCTGCAGGACAACAAGACGTTTCGCATCAAAGAGGGAAAAATTCTCGACTAG
- the gyrB gene encoding DNA topoisomerase (ATP-hydrolyzing) subunit B: MNSEEQGDYGADKIQILEGLEAVRKRPAMYIGSTAAQGLHHLVYELVDNAIDEALAGYCDSVQVIIHLDGSVTVEDNGRGIPTDMHPTEGRSAAEVVLTVLHAGGKFDNSSYKVSGGLHGVGSSVVNALSTKLDLEIRRNGHIYTQTYRKGVPQAPLEITGETKKRGTKITFMPDGEIFETTEFSFDVLSKRLRELAFLNAGVRIKIHDERTEKDHDFFYEGGIRSFVEYLNKNKNLVNPEPIYIKGEKSGVDIEIAMQYNDSYDEKVFSFANNINTHEGGTHLIGFKASLTRTMNTYATTNNLLKNVKVAISGDDLREGLTAVISVKISQPQFEGQTKTKLGNSEVKGYVETLMNEKLATYLEENPAMARKILEKSIDAARAREAARKARELTRRKGALEVGTLPGKLADCQEKDPALCELFLVEGDSAGGSAKQGRDRKYQAILPLKGKILNVEKARFDKMLASQEIRTLISALGTSIGKEDFDMAKLRYHRIIVMTDADVDGSHILTLLLTFFFRQMMELIERGYLYIAQPPLYKIKRGRKEQYLKNEAALQAYLLEEGTEEMTLKLGVGSDERVYRGKQIIPILTQLIDYNELLDKVVKKGINDELLRVFLKIGVKPGLEEMADLIALLPKMKEAFPEVTTEEFGDSIIFAFGNLRVKIDHQIFTVLESYEYGMLLESHKRMRSVMGAGAGIVLGAEDKVVLETENQEEILSFFMESAKKGLYIQRYKGLGEMNPEQLWETTMHQENRVLLQVKIEDAVAAEEIFTVLMGDQVEPRRDFIEQNALNVSNLDI, from the coding sequence ATGAACTCAGAAGAACAGGGCGATTACGGGGCAGATAAGATCCAGATACTGGAAGGACTGGAAGCGGTACGAAAACGTCCGGCCATGTACATCGGTTCCACGGCCGCTCAGGGTTTGCATCACCTGGTGTACGAACTGGTGGATAACGCCATCGATGAAGCGCTGGCCGGCTACTGCGACTCGGTCCAGGTGATCATCCATCTGGACGGCTCGGTGACGGTCGAGGACAACGGCCGCGGCATACCGACCGACATGCACCCGACCGAAGGGAGGTCGGCGGCGGAGGTCGTCCTTACCGTTTTGCACGCAGGGGGCAAATTCGACAACTCCTCATACAAGGTCTCGGGTGGCTTGCACGGCGTCGGCAGTTCCGTCGTAAACGCGCTTTCCACCAAGCTCGACCTGGAGATCCGCAGAAACGGCCACATCTACACACAGACCTACCGCAAGGGTGTACCCCAGGCGCCCTTGGAGATAACCGGCGAGACCAAGAAGCGCGGCACCAAGATCACCTTCATGCCGGACGGTGAGATATTCGAGACCACGGAGTTCTCCTTCGACGTTCTCTCGAAGCGGCTCAGGGAGCTCGCCTTCCTGAACGCGGGGGTCCGTATCAAGATCCACGATGAGCGGACCGAGAAGGATCACGACTTCTTCTACGAGGGGGGGATCAGGAGCTTCGTCGAGTACCTCAACAAGAACAAGAACCTGGTCAACCCAGAGCCGATATACATCAAGGGGGAGAAGTCCGGCGTCGATATCGAGATCGCCATGCAGTACAACGACTCCTACGACGAGAAGGTCTTCTCCTTCGCCAACAACATCAACACCCACGAGGGCGGCACGCACCTCATCGGTTTCAAGGCGTCCCTGACCCGGACCATGAACACTTACGCCACCACGAACAACCTTTTGAAAAACGTGAAGGTGGCGATCTCGGGCGACGACTTGCGCGAGGGTCTCACCGCGGTCATCTCGGTGAAGATCTCGCAGCCGCAGTTCGAGGGGCAGACCAAGACCAAGCTGGGGAACTCGGAGGTGAAGGGGTACGTCGAGACCCTGATGAACGAGAAGCTCGCCACCTACCTTGAAGAAAACCCGGCCATGGCCAGGAAGATCCTGGAGAAATCGATCGATGCGGCCCGGGCCCGCGAGGCGGCCAGGAAGGCGCGCGAACTCACCCGCCGCAAAGGGGCGCTGGAGGTGGGGACGCTGCCGGGGAAACTCGCCGACTGCCAGGAGAAGGACCCCGCGCTCTGCGAACTGTTCCTGGTCGAGGGCGACTCCGCAGGCGGCTCCGCCAAGCAGGGGCGCGACAGGAAGTACCAGGCGATCCTCCCCCTGAAGGGCAAGATCCTCAACGTCGAGAAGGCGCGCTTCGACAAGATGCTGGCTTCCCAGGAGATCAGGACCCTGATCTCTGCGCTCGGGACCAGCATCGGCAAGGAAGACTTCGACATGGCGAAGCTCCGTTACCACCGCATCATCGTCATGACCGACGCGGACGTCGACGGCTCGCACATACTCACCCTCCTTTTGACCTTCTTCTTCCGCCAGATGATGGAGTTGATCGAGCGCGGCTACCTCTACATCGCGCAGCCGCCTTTGTACAAGATCAAGCGCGGCAGGAAGGAGCAGTACCTGAAGAACGAAGCGGCCCTGCAGGCCTACCTCCTGGAGGAAGGGACCGAGGAGATGACGCTCAAGCTCGGAGTGGGGAGCGACGAGCGGGTATACCGCGGCAAGCAGATCATCCCCATCCTGACCCAGCTGATCGACTACAACGAACTGTTGGACAAGGTGGTAAAGAAGGGGATCAACGACGAGTTGTTGCGCGTGTTCCTTAAGATCGGGGTAAAACCCGGCCTTGAAGAGATGGCTGACCTGATCGCCCTCTTGCCGAAGATGAAGGAGGCCTTCCCCGAGGTGACCACCGAGGAGTTCGGCGACAGCATCATCTTCGCCTTTGGCAACCTGAGGGTGAAGATAGACCACCAGATCTTCACGGTGCTCGAGTCCTACGAATACGGCATGCTCCTGGAGAGCCACAAAAGGATGCGTTCGGTGATGGGGGCAGGCGCCGGCATCGTCCTGGGCGCCGAGGACAAGGTGGTGCTCGAGACCGAAAACCAGGAGGAGATCCTCTCCTTCTTCATGGAGAGCGCCAAGAAGGGTCTCTACATCCAGCGCTATAAAGGTCTGGGCGAGATGAACCCGGAGCAACTCTGGGAAACCACCATGCACCAGGAGAACAGGGTGCTCTTGCAGGTGAAGATCGAGGACGCGGTGGCCGCAGAGGAGATCTTCACCGTTCTCATGGGGGACCAGGTCGAGCCGCGGCGTGATTTCATCGAGCAGAACGCGCTGAACGTCTCGAACCTCGATATTTAA
- the gyrA gene encoding DNA gyrase subunit A: MLNQLNKVSVNIEDEMKRSYMDYAMSVIVGRALPDVRDGLKPVHRRCLFAMYDMSNDWNKPYKKSARVVGDVIGKYHPHGDTAVYDTLVRMAQDFSLRYPLVDGQGNFGSIDGDSPAAMRYTEIRMEQLAHELLADIDKETVPYGPNYDDSLKEPLVLPSKFPNLLVNGSAGIAVGMATNIPPHNLTEVIDGIVAIIDNPQLTFEELVELIPGPDFPTGGFIYGREGIMKAYSTGRGIIQMRAKVQIETQKKTERQSIVVTEIPYQVNKARLVEKIAELVKEKKIEGISDLRDESDREGMRVVIELKKDENPTIILNHLYKQTQMQSSFGIIMLAIVNSRPRVLTLRETIDFFIEHRKEIVTRRTIFDLKKAEARAHILEGLKIALDNLDEVIALIKASASPAEAKAGLMARFGLSDLQAQAILDMRLHRLTGLEREKIMEELREILKYIARLKEILASEAEILKIIVGELVELKDKFGDKRRSEIVMQTADISLEDTIVEEDMVVTISHTGYIKRNAVTLYRAQRRGGKGKTGMKTKEEDFVEQLFIASTKDYLMFFTDAGKVYWLKVYEIPEAGRAARGKAIVNLLNLAANEKITAILPVKEFVDDKFIMMATRNGVVKKTNLMEYSHPRVGGIIAVNLDEGDKLISVALTDGKQDVLLATASGKAIRFKEDDVRTVGRVSRGVRGMTLEEEDVVIGMEILNENFTDSTIFTVTENGYGKRTEISEYRTQSRGGKGIITIKTTERNGCVVDIKQVNDDNDLMLITDQGKILRVPVAGFSIIGRNTQGVRLMVKEENERVVAVARLAEKEEQDEPEESELDEIVELESGEEQDEE; encoded by the coding sequence ATGCTGAATCAACTGAACAAGGTATCGGTAAACATCGAAGACGAGATGAAACGCTCCTACATGGACTACGCCATGTCGGTCATTGTGGGGCGCGCTCTTCCGGACGTGCGCGACGGGCTGAAGCCGGTACACAGGCGCTGCCTGTTCGCCATGTACGACATGAGCAACGACTGGAACAAGCCGTACAAGAAATCGGCCCGCGTGGTCGGCGACGTCATCGGTAAGTACCACCCGCACGGCGACACCGCCGTCTACGACACCCTGGTCAGGATGGCCCAGGACTTCTCGCTCAGATACCCGCTGGTCGACGGCCAGGGGAACTTCGGCTCCATCGACGGCGACTCTCCTGCGGCGATGCGTTACACCGAGATCAGGATGGAGCAGCTGGCCCACGAGCTTCTGGCTGACATCGATAAGGAAACGGTTCCCTACGGACCCAACTACGACGACTCCTTGAAGGAGCCGCTGGTACTCCCGTCCAAGTTCCCGAACCTCCTGGTGAACGGCTCCGCCGGCATCGCGGTCGGCATGGCCACCAACATCCCGCCGCATAACCTTACCGAGGTTATAGACGGCATCGTGGCCATCATCGATAACCCGCAGCTCACCTTCGAGGAGCTGGTGGAGCTGATCCCGGGGCCGGATTTCCCGACCGGAGGCTTCATCTACGGCCGCGAAGGTATCATGAAGGCCTACTCGACCGGCCGCGGCATCATCCAGATGCGCGCCAAGGTGCAGATCGAGACCCAGAAAAAGACCGAGCGCCAGTCCATCGTGGTCACGGAAATCCCGTACCAGGTGAACAAGGCGAGACTGGTCGAGAAGATAGCCGAGCTGGTCAAGGAGAAGAAGATCGAGGGGATCTCGGACCTGAGGGACGAGAGCGACCGCGAAGGGATGCGCGTCGTCATCGAACTGAAAAAGGACGAAAACCCCACCATCATCCTGAACCACCTCTACAAGCAGACCCAGATGCAGTCTTCCTTCGGCATCATCATGCTGGCCATCGTCAACAGCCGGCCGCGCGTTTTGACGCTTCGGGAGACCATCGACTTCTTCATCGAGCACAGAAAGGAGATCGTCACCCGCCGCACCATCTTCGACCTGAAGAAGGCCGAGGCGAGGGCGCACATCCTGGAAGGCCTGAAGATAGCGCTGGACAACCTGGATGAGGTGATCGCGCTGATCAAGGCGAGCGCATCGCCGGCCGAGGCGAAGGCGGGGCTCATGGCGCGCTTCGGGCTCTCCGACCTTCAGGCCCAGGCGATCCTCGACATGAGGCTGCACCGCCTAACCGGTCTCGAGCGCGAGAAGATCATGGAGGAGCTGCGCGAGATCCTGAAGTACATCGCCAGGTTGAAGGAAATCCTCGCATCCGAGGCGGAGATCCTCAAGATCATCGTGGGGGAACTCGTCGAGCTGAAGGACAAGTTCGGCGACAAGCGCCGTTCCGAGATCGTGATGCAGACCGCCGATATCTCGCTCGAGGACACCATCGTCGAGGAAGACATGGTGGTCACCATCTCGCACACAGGCTACATCAAGCGCAACGCCGTCACCCTCTACCGCGCCCAGCGCCGTGGCGGCAAGGGCAAGACCGGCATGAAGACCAAGGAAGAGGATTTCGTGGAGCAGCTGTTCATCGCCTCCACCAAGGACTACCTGATGTTCTTCACCGACGCCGGCAAGGTCTACTGGCTCAAGGTGTACGAGATCCCGGAGGCGGGCCGCGCGGCGCGCGGCAAGGCGATCGTGAACCTCCTGAACCTGGCGGCGAACGAGAAGATCACCGCCATACTCCCGGTGAAGGAGTTCGTGGACGACAAGTTCATCATGATGGCGACCAGAAACGGCGTGGTCAAGAAGACGAACCTCATGGAGTACTCGCACCCGAGAGTTGGCGGCATCATCGCGGTCAACCTGGACGAGGGAGACAAGCTGATCTCGGTGGCGCTCACCGACGGCAAGCAGGACGTGCTCTTAGCCACCGCCAGCGGCAAGGCGATCCGCTTCAAGGAGGACGACGTCCGTACCGTGGGGCGCGTCTCGCGCGGGGTGCGCGGCATGACGCTCGAGGAAGAGGACGTGGTGATCGGCATGGAGATCCTCAACGAGAACTTCACCGACTCCACCATCTTCACCGTGACCGAGAACGGCTACGGCAAGAGGACTGAGATCAGCGAGTACCGCACCCAGTCCCGCGGCGGCAAGGGGATCATCACCATCAAGACCACCGAGAGAAACGGCTGCGTGGTCGACATCAAGCAGGTCAACGACGACAACGACCTGATGCTGATCACCGACCAGGGTAAGATCCTGCGCGTTCCGGTCGCCGGCTTCTCCATAATCGGGCGCAACACCCAAGGGGTGCGTCTCATGGTGAAAGAAGAGAACGAGAGGGTGGTGGCCGTGGCCCGCCTCGCCGAGAAAGAGGAGCAGGACGAACCGGAAGAGAGCGAACTCGACGAGATCGTGGAACTGGAATCCGGCGAGGAGCAGGACGAAGAATAA
- a CDS encoding HEAT repeat domain-containing protein, protein MQTNRIDNSFKERRDILDLLGKLRGEGISIHEMEKIGQKFQEAGRRALRPLVRELWRENSGELITKYAYILDFFETEDWLDQLIQIALKRKDLGADGKAALMVALEGYGVDVHSPPFKQEPPAPRSTLGETVQGAIRLGEEGMVTFLDDFLSYPQEVQQIVIRELSQSGDAASSRLLTAMLWHEDSTIVLSALQALGRVRDPQAAGVLQDFIADCAQEYVEPAQKSLRRLGFLGVKAPAPRQLFPFHAAYATAPDGDGYRSLLLSRQSSEGRLCVLYLQVHERRGVLAAWGSPELSFEEFRSEVDGFRMQDDLHEVPPAYLLALVRDALYWSRELCYLPADFYMRRGIFAGEDMTPAPLAPTLTSLPQHRTLSFEEGEQAARALFKNPLFHGWFMASQRVYDFAEEYRAGADVEQVLQMFCEELLAPELELVRERLLVSADLMRVLGTSSFEVTSVVSLAESLVDNPLPLHHHPFLRCFALESMEIAKESLERGDEPPLRAAEEF, encoded by the coding sequence ATGCAAACCAACAGGATAGACAACTCGTTCAAGGAACGCCGGGACATCCTGGATCTCTTGGGAAAGCTCAGGGGCGAGGGAATTTCCATCCACGAGATGGAAAAGATCGGCCAGAAGTTCCAGGAGGCGGGAAGGCGCGCGCTGCGCCCGCTGGTGCGCGAGCTATGGCGCGAGAATTCCGGCGAGCTGATCACCAAGTACGCCTACATCCTGGACTTCTTCGAGACCGAGGACTGGCTGGACCAGCTGATCCAGATAGCGCTCAAGAGGAAGGACCTCGGCGCGGACGGCAAGGCGGCGCTCATGGTGGCGCTCGAAGGCTACGGCGTAGACGTCCACTCCCCTCCCTTCAAGCAGGAGCCCCCCGCTCCCCGAAGCACCCTCGGCGAAACGGTCCAGGGGGCGATCAGGCTGGGCGAGGAGGGTATGGTCACCTTCCTCGACGACTTCCTCTCCTATCCGCAAGAGGTGCAGCAGATCGTGATCCGTGAGCTGTCGCAGTCAGGTGACGCTGCGAGCTCGCGGCTTTTGACCGCCATGCTCTGGCACGAGGACAGCACCATCGTGCTCTCCGCGCTGCAGGCCTTGGGCAGGGTCCGCGACCCGCAGGCCGCAGGGGTGCTGCAGGATTTCATCGCCGACTGCGCTCAGGAGTACGTCGAGCCCGCGCAAAAATCACTGCGCCGCCTCGGGTTCCTCGGGGTCAAGGCGCCTGCGCCGCGGCAGCTTTTTCCCTTCCATGCGGCCTACGCGACCGCGCCCGACGGTGACGGCTACCGGTCGTTGTTGTTGTCCCGCCAAAGCAGCGAGGGCCGGCTCTGCGTCCTGTACCTGCAGGTGCACGAACGGCGCGGAGTGCTGGCGGCCTGGGGCTCGCCAGAGCTTAGCTTCGAGGAGTTCCGCTCGGAGGTCGACGGTTTCCGTATGCAGGACGACCTGCATGAAGTTCCCCCTGCCTACCTGCTGGCGCTGGTGCGCGACGCCCTTTACTGGAGCCGGGAACTCTGCTACCTTCCCGCCGACTTCTACATGCGCCGCGGCATCTTCGCCGGCGAGGACATGACCCCGGCTCCGCTCGCGCCGACGCTCACCTCCCTCCCCCAGCACCGGACGCTGAGTTTCGAGGAGGGAGAGCAGGCGGCCCGGGCCCTCTTCAAGAACCCGCTCTTCCACGGGTGGTTCATGGCAAGCCAGAGGGTTTACGATTTCGCCGAGGAATACCGCGCCGGCGCCGATGTTGAGCAGGTGCTGCAGATGTTTTGCGAGGAGCTACTCGCACCCGAACTGGAACTGGTCCGGGAGAGGCTCCTGGTTAGCGCCGACCTGATGCGAGTTTTGGGTACCTCCTCCTTCGAGGTTACCAGCGTGGTCTCCCTCGCCGAGAGCCTCGTCGACAACCCGCTCCCCTTGCACCATCACCCCTTCCTGCGCTGCTTCGCCCTGGAAAGCATGGAAATCGCGAAAGAGTCCCTGGAGCGGGGCGACGAACCGCCGCTTCGGGCAGCCGAAGAGTTCTAG